From Panicum hallii strain FIL2 chromosome 2, PHallii_v3.1, whole genome shotgun sequence, a single genomic window includes:
- the LOC112881423 gene encoding protein DETOXIFICATION 27-like isoform X3, whose product MEDQSAAPLLPRLPPPEKRGGGRRLAREVWEESKKLGEVVGPAVFVNLVFSSMNIVSQSFAGHLGDLDLAAFAMANTVVDGFNFAMLLGMASALETLCGQAYGAKQYHMLGIYMQRSWLILLSFAALLSPMYVFSGQLLAALGQPAALSREAGSVALRFLPAHFMYAVLLPVTTFLQCQRKNWVTAAAAGAVFAVHVAATWLLVGCLGLGISGVAVAFNLSWVALAALLLTYALGGGCPDTWSGFSTSAFVGLKEFVTLSASSGVMVCLENWYYRILVFLTGFMKNAELSVDALSICMSLTAWEMMIHMGFLAGTGVRVANELGAANGQGAKFATIVSTTTSFLISLFVSLLALIFHDKLAIIFSSSQAVIDAVDDISVLLALTILLNGIQPVLSGTFPRTQHMVAWLQDGELETNYFFTVFDFLLLVSFRGNMGWNDRRHNDADSNPGIYHPSM is encoded by the exons aTGGAGGATCAGAGCGCGGCCCCGCTGCTCCCGAGGCTCCCGCCGCCGGAGAAGAGAGGCGGAGGACGGCGCCTGGCGCGGGAGGTGTGGGAGGAGTCCAAGAAGCTGGGGGAGGTCGTTGGCCCGGCGGTGTTCGTGAACCTGGTTTTCTCCTCCATGAACATCGTCAGCCAGTCCTTCGCCGGCCACCTCGGCGACCTCGACCTCGCCGCCTTCGCCATGGCCAACACCGTGGTCGACGGCTTCAACTTCGCCATGctg CTCGGCATGGCGAGCGCCCTGGAGACGCTCTGCGGCCAGGCCTACGGGGCGAAGCAGTACCACATGCTGGGCATCTACATGCAGCGCTCGTGGCTCATCCTTCTCTCCTTCGCCGCCCTCCTCTCCCCGATGTACGTCTTCAGCGGGCAGCTGCTCGCCGCGCTGGGCCAGCCCGCCGCGCTGTCGCGCGAGGCGGGCTCCGTCGCCCTGCGCTTCCTGCCGGCGCACTTCATGTACGCCGTCCTCCTGCCGGTCACGACGTTCCTGCAGTGCCAGCGCAAGAACTGGGtcaccgcggccgccgccggggcgGTGTTCGCCGTGCACGTCGCCGCCACGTGGCTGCTGGTGGGGTGCCTCGGGCTCGGGATCTCCGGCGTGGCCGTGGCGTTCAACCTGTCCTGGGTGGCCTTggcggcgctgctgctcacCTACGCGCTCGGCGGCGGGTGCCCGGACACGTGGAGCGGGTTCTCGACGTCGGCGTTCGTGGGCTTGAAGGAGTTCGTCACCTTGTCCGCGTCCTCGGGTGTCATGGTGTG CTTGGAGAATTGGTACTACCGGATATTGGTTTTCCTCACGGGTTTCATGAAGAACGCCGAGCTATCTGTGGATGCACTGTCTATCTG TATGAGTTTGACTGCATGGGAGATGATGATCCATATGGGATTTTTAGCAGGCACTGG GGTGAGGGTAGCTAATGAGCTCGGCGCGGCCAATGGACAAGGTGCGAAGTTTGCCACGATCGTGTCGACGACTACGTCCTTCCTGATCAGCCTCTTCGTTAGTTTGCTCGCCCTGATTTTCCACGACAAGCTCGCGATAATCTTCTCGTCAAGCCAGGCCGTGATCGACGCGGTCGATGACATATCCGTTCTGCTCGCGCTCACCATCCTCCTCAACGGGATCCAACCTGTGCTCTCCGGTACGTTCCCCAGAACGCAACACATGGTGGCATGGTTGCAGGATGGAGAACTGGAGACCAATTATTTCTTCACTGTGTTTGATTTTCTCTTGCTAGTCTCCTTCCGAG GGAATATGGGCTGGAATGATCGGCGGCACAATGATGCAGACTCTAATCCTGGCATTTATCACCCTTCGATGTGA
- the LOC112881117 gene encoding purine permease 1-like has translation MDMETRNGLSPPARSNKTMERLLMALNCVLLGVGVTGGQLLSRLYYNKGGHRQWLSAWLQTGGWPLLLIPLAASYAGRRARDRCAPVLLTPPHVLLAAAGLGLMTGVDNFLYAWGLEFLPVSTSAILISTQLVFTVLFAYLLVGQRLAPAAVNAVALLTVGAVLLGLHASGDRPAGVTGRRYWLGFALTLAAAVLYGVFMPLVELAYRCAARGGRAGLTYAVAMELQLVIGIVATAFCTVGMVVNRDFQHSSAKGPHFGRVLRNQSPSFPFFARLGMSSLSPFGLSLCDVQHASPVAGL, from the exons ATGGACATGGAAACCCGCAACGGCTTGTCGCCGCCGGCGCGCAGCAACAAGACGATGGAGCGCCTCCTGATGGCGCTCAACTGCGTGCTGCTCGGCGTCGGCGTAACGGGCGGGCAGCTCCTCAGCCGCCTCTACTACAACAAGGGCGGCCACCGGCAATGGCTCTCGGCGTGGCTCCAGACAGGCGGCTGGCCGCTGCTGCTGATCCCCCTGGCGGCTTCctacgccggccgccgcgcgcgcgaccGGTGCGCCCCGGTCCTGCTGACCCCGCCGCACGTCCTGCTGGCGGCCGCGGGGCTCGGCCTCATGACGGGCGTCGATAACTTCCTCTACGCCTGGGGGCTCGAGTTCCTGCCCGTCTCCACCTCCGCGATCCTCATCTCGACGCAGCTCGTCTTCACGGTGCTCTTCGCGTACCTCCTCGTGGGGCAGCGGCTGGCGCCGGCGGCCGTGAACGCCGTGGCGCTGCTGACGGTGGGCGCCGTCCTGCTGGGGCTGCACGCCTCCGGCGACCGCCCCGCGGGCGTCACGGGGCGCCGCTACTGGCTGGGCTTCGCGCTCACCCTCGCGGCCGCGGTGCTGTACGGGGTGTTCATGCCGCTGGTCGAGCTCGCGTACCGGTgcgccgcgcgcggcgggcgggccgGCCTGACGTACGCGGTGGCCATGGAGCTGCAGTTGGTGATCGGGATCGTCGCCACCGCGTTCTGCACCGTCGGCATGGTCGTCAACAGGGACTTCCAG CATTCCAGCGCCAAGGGACCCCACTTCGGCCGCGTTCTCAGGAACCAGTCGCCGTCGTTTCCCTTCTTCGCGCGGCTCGGTATGTCCTCCTTAAGTCCTTTCGGCTTGTCACTTTGTGATGTGCAGCATGCAAGTCCTGTGGCCGGGCTCTAA
- the LOC112883213 gene encoding purine permease 3-like yields the protein MFVNRDGNQSGATGNFVKPPWVDSACVYQFQEGDPVMDVEAHKDSPQTQTRGKLRRRLLVALNCGMLALGTTAGPLLTRLYYDKGGDREWLSAWLQSAGWPLLLVPVAASYTARRARDRAAPVLLTPPRVLLAAAALGLATGADNFIYAYSLRYLPVSTSAILISTQLAFTVFFALLIVRQRLTAATVNAVALLTAGAAVLGLHVSSDRPAGATKAQYLMGFALALGAAALYGLILPLVELAYRRAAGGGGRAVTYALVMEMQLVMGFFATAFCTVGMVVNKDFQVRAHAMRRTLAIANSSSLCSLYSRFSTCYEMNRSDRPGLQNSSHPFCKWASFGQKSFAGPKGWHPGLSLLQHCVR from the coding sequence ATGTTCGTGAACCGTGACGGCAACCAAAGCGGAGCGACCGGCAATTTTGTGAAGCCACCGTGGGTAGATTCCGCCTGCGTATACCAATTTCAGGAAGGCGACCCAGTCATGGACGTGGAAGCGCACAAGGACTCGCCTCAGACTCAGACCCGTGGCAAGCTGAGGCGCCGCCTTCTGGTGGCGCTCAACTGCGGGATGCTGGCACTGGGCACCACGGCGGGGCCGCTCCTCACCCGCCTCTACTACGACAAGGGCGGCGACCGGGAGTGGCTCTCGGCGTGGCTCCAGTCCGCCGGCTGGCCGCTGCTGCTGGTCCCCGTGGCGGCTTCCTacaccgcccgccgcgcgcgcgaccGGGCCGCCCCGGTCCTTCTCACCCCGCCGCGCGTCCTGCTAGCCGCCGCGGCGCTCGGCCTCGCCACGGGCGCCGACAACTTCATCTACGCGTACAGCCTCCGGTACCTGCCGGTGTCCACCTCCGCGATCCTCATCTCGACGCAGCTCGCGTTCACGGTGTTCTTCGCGCTCCTCATCGTGCGCCAGCGGCTGACGGCGGCGACCGTGAACGCCGTGGCGCTGCTGACGGCGGGCGCCGCCGTGCTGGGCCTACACGTCTCGTCCGACCGCCCCGCGGGGGCCACGAAGGCGCAGTACCTGATGGGCTTCGCCCTCGCCCTCGGCGCCGCGGCGCTGTACGGGCTCATCCTGCCGCTGGTCGAGCTCGCGTACAGGCGCGCCGCGGGGGGAGGCGGCCGCGCCGTGACGTACGCGCTGGTGATGGAGATGCAGCTGGTGATGGGGTTCTTCGCCACCGCGTTCTGCACCGTCGGCATGGTCGTCAACAAGGACTTCCAGGTGCGTGCCCATGCCATGCGTCGCACACTTGCCATTGCCAATTCCAGTTCTCTCTGTAGTCTATACAGTAGATTCAGCACGTGCTATGAAATGAATCGATCCGATCGTCCGGGCCTGCAAAACTCCTCCCACCCGTTTTGCAAGTGGGCTTCTTTCGGGCAAAAAAGCTTTGCTGGGCCGAAAGGGTGGCATCCCGGGCTTTCTTTGCTGCAGCATTGCGTGCGATGA
- the LOC112881423 gene encoding protein DETOXIFICATION 27-like isoform X1 — protein sequence MEDQSAAPLLPRLPPPEKRGGGRRLAREVWEESKKLGEVVGPAVFVNLVFSSMNIVSQSFAGHLGDLDLAAFAMANTVVDGFNFAMLLGMASALETLCGQAYGAKQYHMLGIYMQRSWLILLSFAALLSPMYVFSGQLLAALGQPAALSREAGSVALRFLPAHFMYAVLLPVTTFLQCQRKNWVTAAAAGAVFAVHVAATWLLVGCLGLGISGVAVAFNLSWVALAALLLTYALGGGCPDTWSGFSTSAFVGLKEFVTLSASSGVMVCLENWYYRILVFLTGFMKNAELSVDALSICMSLTAWEMMIHMGFLAGTGVRVANELGAANGQGAKFATIVSTTTSFLISLFVSLLALIFHDKLAIIFSSSQAVIDAVDDISVLLALTILLNGIQPVLSGVAIGSGWQGLVAYVNIGSYYLIGVPLGVLLGWGFNYGVPGIWAGMIGGTMMQTLILAFITLRCDWNEEALKAGNRVRQWSSTK from the exons aTGGAGGATCAGAGCGCGGCCCCGCTGCTCCCGAGGCTCCCGCCGCCGGAGAAGAGAGGCGGAGGACGGCGCCTGGCGCGGGAGGTGTGGGAGGAGTCCAAGAAGCTGGGGGAGGTCGTTGGCCCGGCGGTGTTCGTGAACCTGGTTTTCTCCTCCATGAACATCGTCAGCCAGTCCTTCGCCGGCCACCTCGGCGACCTCGACCTCGCCGCCTTCGCCATGGCCAACACCGTGGTCGACGGCTTCAACTTCGCCATGctg CTCGGCATGGCGAGCGCCCTGGAGACGCTCTGCGGCCAGGCCTACGGGGCGAAGCAGTACCACATGCTGGGCATCTACATGCAGCGCTCGTGGCTCATCCTTCTCTCCTTCGCCGCCCTCCTCTCCCCGATGTACGTCTTCAGCGGGCAGCTGCTCGCCGCGCTGGGCCAGCCCGCCGCGCTGTCGCGCGAGGCGGGCTCCGTCGCCCTGCGCTTCCTGCCGGCGCACTTCATGTACGCCGTCCTCCTGCCGGTCACGACGTTCCTGCAGTGCCAGCGCAAGAACTGGGtcaccgcggccgccgccggggcgGTGTTCGCCGTGCACGTCGCCGCCACGTGGCTGCTGGTGGGGTGCCTCGGGCTCGGGATCTCCGGCGTGGCCGTGGCGTTCAACCTGTCCTGGGTGGCCTTggcggcgctgctgctcacCTACGCGCTCGGCGGCGGGTGCCCGGACACGTGGAGCGGGTTCTCGACGTCGGCGTTCGTGGGCTTGAAGGAGTTCGTCACCTTGTCCGCGTCCTCGGGTGTCATGGTGTG CTTGGAGAATTGGTACTACCGGATATTGGTTTTCCTCACGGGTTTCATGAAGAACGCCGAGCTATCTGTGGATGCACTGTCTATCTG TATGAGTTTGACTGCATGGGAGATGATGATCCATATGGGATTTTTAGCAGGCACTGG GGTGAGGGTAGCTAATGAGCTCGGCGCGGCCAATGGACAAGGTGCGAAGTTTGCCACGATCGTGTCGACGACTACGTCCTTCCTGATCAGCCTCTTCGTTAGTTTGCTCGCCCTGATTTTCCACGACAAGCTCGCGATAATCTTCTCGTCAAGCCAGGCCGTGATCGACGCGGTCGATGACATATCCGTTCTGCTCGCGCTCACCATCCTCCTCAACGGGATCCAACCTGTGCTCTCCG GAGTAGCTATTGGATCAGGGTGGCAAGGACTGGTTGCTTACGTTAACATCGGAAGTTACTACTTGATCGGCGTTCCTCTTGGTGTTCTGCTAGGATGGGGTTTCAACTACGGGGTTCCT GGAATATGGGCTGGAATGATCGGCGGCACAATGATGCAGACTCTAATCCTGGCATTTATCACCCTTCGATGTGATTGGAACGAAGAG GCGCTGAAAGCTGGTAACAGAGTGCGGCAATGGAGTAGCACCAAGTGA
- the LOC112881423 gene encoding protein DETOXIFICATION 27-like isoform X4 yields MASALETLCGQAYGAKQYHMLGIYMQRSWLILLSFAALLSPMYVFSGQLLAALGQPAALSREAGSVALRFLPAHFMYAVLLPVTTFLQCQRKNWVTAAAAGAVFAVHVAATWLLVGCLGLGISGVAVAFNLSWVALAALLLTYALGGGCPDTWSGFSTSAFVGLKEFVTLSASSGVMVCLENWYYRILVFLTGFMKNAELSVDALSICMSLTAWEMMIHMGFLAGTGVRVANELGAANGQGAKFATIVSTTTSFLISLFVSLLALIFHDKLAIIFSSSQAVIDAVDDISVLLALTILLNGIQPVLSGVAIGSGWQGLVAYVNIGSYYLIGVPLGVLLGWGFNYGVPGIWAGMIGGTMMQTLILAFITLRCDWNEEALKAGNRVRQWSSTK; encoded by the exons ATGGCGAGCGCCCTGGAGACGCTCTGCGGCCAGGCCTACGGGGCGAAGCAGTACCACATGCTGGGCATCTACATGCAGCGCTCGTGGCTCATCCTTCTCTCCTTCGCCGCCCTCCTCTCCCCGATGTACGTCTTCAGCGGGCAGCTGCTCGCCGCGCTGGGCCAGCCCGCCGCGCTGTCGCGCGAGGCGGGCTCCGTCGCCCTGCGCTTCCTGCCGGCGCACTTCATGTACGCCGTCCTCCTGCCGGTCACGACGTTCCTGCAGTGCCAGCGCAAGAACTGGGtcaccgcggccgccgccggggcgGTGTTCGCCGTGCACGTCGCCGCCACGTGGCTGCTGGTGGGGTGCCTCGGGCTCGGGATCTCCGGCGTGGCCGTGGCGTTCAACCTGTCCTGGGTGGCCTTggcggcgctgctgctcacCTACGCGCTCGGCGGCGGGTGCCCGGACACGTGGAGCGGGTTCTCGACGTCGGCGTTCGTGGGCTTGAAGGAGTTCGTCACCTTGTCCGCGTCCTCGGGTGTCATGGTGTG CTTGGAGAATTGGTACTACCGGATATTGGTTTTCCTCACGGGTTTCATGAAGAACGCCGAGCTATCTGTGGATGCACTGTCTATCTG TATGAGTTTGACTGCATGGGAGATGATGATCCATATGGGATTTTTAGCAGGCACTGG GGTGAGGGTAGCTAATGAGCTCGGCGCGGCCAATGGACAAGGTGCGAAGTTTGCCACGATCGTGTCGACGACTACGTCCTTCCTGATCAGCCTCTTCGTTAGTTTGCTCGCCCTGATTTTCCACGACAAGCTCGCGATAATCTTCTCGTCAAGCCAGGCCGTGATCGACGCGGTCGATGACATATCCGTTCTGCTCGCGCTCACCATCCTCCTCAACGGGATCCAACCTGTGCTCTCCG GAGTAGCTATTGGATCAGGGTGGCAAGGACTGGTTGCTTACGTTAACATCGGAAGTTACTACTTGATCGGCGTTCCTCTTGGTGTTCTGCTAGGATGGGGTTTCAACTACGGGGTTCCT GGAATATGGGCTGGAATGATCGGCGGCACAATGATGCAGACTCTAATCCTGGCATTTATCACCCTTCGATGTGATTGGAACGAAGAG GCGCTGAAAGCTGGTAACAGAGTGCGGCAATGGAGTAGCACCAAGTGA
- the LOC112881423 gene encoding protein DETOXIFICATION 27-like isoform X2 yields MEDQSAAPLLPRLPPPEKRGGGRRLAREVWEESKKLGEVVGPAVFVNLVFSSMNIVSQSFAGHLGDLDLAAFAMANTVVDGFNFAMLLGMASALETLCGQAYGAKQYHMLGIYMQRSWLILLSFAALLSPMYVFSGQLLAALGQPAALSREAGSVALRFLPAHFMYAVLLPVTTFLQCQRKNWVTAAAAGAVFAVHVAATWLLVGCLGLGISGVAVAFNLSWVALAALLLTYALGGGCPDTWSGFSTSAFVGLKEFVTLSASSGVMVCLENWYYRILVFLTGFMKNAELSVDALSICMSLTAWEMMIHMGFLAGTGVRVANELGAANGQGAKFATIVSTTTSFLISLFVSLLALIFHDKLAIIFSSSQAVIDAVDDISVLLALTILLNGIQPVLSGVAIGSGWQGLVAYVNIGSYYLIGVPLGVLLGWGFNYGVPVRLCRNMGWNDRRHNDADSNPGIYHPSM; encoded by the exons aTGGAGGATCAGAGCGCGGCCCCGCTGCTCCCGAGGCTCCCGCCGCCGGAGAAGAGAGGCGGAGGACGGCGCCTGGCGCGGGAGGTGTGGGAGGAGTCCAAGAAGCTGGGGGAGGTCGTTGGCCCGGCGGTGTTCGTGAACCTGGTTTTCTCCTCCATGAACATCGTCAGCCAGTCCTTCGCCGGCCACCTCGGCGACCTCGACCTCGCCGCCTTCGCCATGGCCAACACCGTGGTCGACGGCTTCAACTTCGCCATGctg CTCGGCATGGCGAGCGCCCTGGAGACGCTCTGCGGCCAGGCCTACGGGGCGAAGCAGTACCACATGCTGGGCATCTACATGCAGCGCTCGTGGCTCATCCTTCTCTCCTTCGCCGCCCTCCTCTCCCCGATGTACGTCTTCAGCGGGCAGCTGCTCGCCGCGCTGGGCCAGCCCGCCGCGCTGTCGCGCGAGGCGGGCTCCGTCGCCCTGCGCTTCCTGCCGGCGCACTTCATGTACGCCGTCCTCCTGCCGGTCACGACGTTCCTGCAGTGCCAGCGCAAGAACTGGGtcaccgcggccgccgccggggcgGTGTTCGCCGTGCACGTCGCCGCCACGTGGCTGCTGGTGGGGTGCCTCGGGCTCGGGATCTCCGGCGTGGCCGTGGCGTTCAACCTGTCCTGGGTGGCCTTggcggcgctgctgctcacCTACGCGCTCGGCGGCGGGTGCCCGGACACGTGGAGCGGGTTCTCGACGTCGGCGTTCGTGGGCTTGAAGGAGTTCGTCACCTTGTCCGCGTCCTCGGGTGTCATGGTGTG CTTGGAGAATTGGTACTACCGGATATTGGTTTTCCTCACGGGTTTCATGAAGAACGCCGAGCTATCTGTGGATGCACTGTCTATCTG TATGAGTTTGACTGCATGGGAGATGATGATCCATATGGGATTTTTAGCAGGCACTGG GGTGAGGGTAGCTAATGAGCTCGGCGCGGCCAATGGACAAGGTGCGAAGTTTGCCACGATCGTGTCGACGACTACGTCCTTCCTGATCAGCCTCTTCGTTAGTTTGCTCGCCCTGATTTTCCACGACAAGCTCGCGATAATCTTCTCGTCAAGCCAGGCCGTGATCGACGCGGTCGATGACATATCCGTTCTGCTCGCGCTCACCATCCTCCTCAACGGGATCCAACCTGTGCTCTCCG GAGTAGCTATTGGATCAGGGTGGCAAGGACTGGTTGCTTACGTTAACATCGGAAGTTACTACTTGATCGGCGTTCCTCTTGGTGTTCTGCTAGGATGGGGTTTCAACTACGGGGTTCCTGTACGGCTTTGCA GGAATATGGGCTGGAATGATCGGCGGCACAATGATGCAGACTCTAATCCTGGCATTTATCACCCTTCGATGTGA